The Paenibacillus sp. FSL R7-0204 genome includes a region encoding these proteins:
- a CDS encoding beta-ketoacyl synthase N-terminal-like domain-containing protein yields the protein MINDFRIDQLFEDEESGALHTSCTDELNGEMDIAVVGMSVRMPGASSLQQFWELIQSGADCVGPIPQNRKKDVEDILEHSGKPIDGLVYEEGGYLERIDDFDYSFFNLSPNEANLMDPNQRLFLQTAWACIEDAGYGGNALKGSNTGVFVGFGNESEYKRIIDEGYPDLASMAVAGNIQPFIGSRISYLLDWKGPSMLINTTCSSSLVAVHMACQSICRGESDQAVAGGVKINILPVRNTWIGVEATDGRTRSFDENAEGTGMGEGVAAVMLKPLHRAVRDKDSIYAVIKGSAINQTGSSIGLTAPNSESQKDVIVRAWEAAGIDPLSIRYWEAHGTGTRLGDPIEIEAISKAYESRYIMNRQFCALGSIKANLGHLDNAAGIAGLVKAVLTVKYGKLPPLTHFQYPNRQIQFSDTPLYVNTELSDWKPDNYPRRCAVSSFGITGTNCHVILEEAPEGKADEMASQGQAAVFTLSALIPSALSESVRSWREAIRSNADWRAICYISNCGRGHYSNRVAFIVRSHKELEDKLELLEERLEADVSRSIYVALTDENERSPHKSSVNESDGLEYPLQDYYHQNELARLEQLCQSYVEGLSIAWENLYNGREQQKLHLPTYPFQQQRCWLPDPGVSEQSIRLLAPVWKEAGIPLAQPLNVPFMDGGAVLVFKDRMGKSQPVIDHYRSLKYLVVEVEDTGEGFEQTGELKFKTGTEEDAYQLLCKCLEHLNIIQIIYMSALAATDERSDSAHTQRLARSTGNFFYFSKHFMKRKFNNPIDVTLISNYCYEITGDESDLLPENAALYGLGKTIRLESPLRCRCIDIDDDVTTEQILRELACTFDSYTVAYRKGCKYVESWKEVEPASGPQQQLELDSRGIYVVAGGSGGIALELISDWAEEMPAAYALISSTGFPERTAWPAFGKEQADPVLARRVEACRQIESKGSRLFFYTTDIADSNALDVTLNQIRTEHGPIKGVVHSAGRGGGGYIFNKSAEEFWRVMAPKVSGTRNLHNLTSQDPLNFFILFSSVTTISGGLGQGDYTAANHYQDVFADYRHRTHPDQITLCINWSAWEDTGMAGQHRHDRSRDIFTALPVARAVKAFRQAFRQPYRRVAIGTIRENGHIYGLTPDSLGIGLSTELRSQLDKEKKRPTLKPAARTEIVGKQEEHLQQIEEQIGQVWADVLGYSRFHIDDNFFEIGGNSIYITRVYEKLLPHYPGVLSMADLFAYPTLAKLADYIYAQAEITKEVIHYSDDIKGEQSIAIIGLSGVFPYAENADEFWENIEQKMDCIRMFPEGRISDSTPFQWLTANTGTENSYVEGGYLNRVDAFDHRYFRISHKEASLMDPNQRIFLQQAWKAIEDAGYGGDSIRGSKTGVFVGYIGLPVYGQVVSLLEPESAPLALAGNVTSIIASRIAYLLDLRGPSMVIDTACSSSLVAIHRACLSLRNGECEQAIAGSVKIIPLPVADISGVGIESSDYKTRTFDDASDGTVWGEGSAAFVLKPLSTAVRDGDRIYAVIKGGAVNQDGSSSGITAPNPLAQEQLLVDAWKDARIPPESIGYIEAHGTGTRLGDPIEISAITKAFERFTDKKQFCAIGSVKTNIGHLDHCSGAAGLLKAVMALQHRTIPATLNFQKPNQNIDFGNSPVFVADKSMPWIADAPLRCGVSSFGLSGTNCHLVLEEAPVQELTVLKPAGQSELCTISAASAEAFTALVKDYVYELRYGSSVDLRQISFILNSRRGHYSHRAAMVVSSIGELIRILEQFLIRGAFHRPEEGIFYRGELSREQLKQVPWCPQPGDDRELLMRFGEYYVDGGWIDWSQWYEADPPAKIKWPVYPFANTRCWFEINRIVSMPWLSLKEENSPANLQPADPPDKETGNTRARLAKIWNDILGIEKINTSGHFFDLGGDSLSVMVLSSKINKEFGCHLPASLLFEEPEFMKQAVLIEEQSCIQEKNNRRIGFSKRSAYPLTPSQLNVYIHQVISENKTLYNETHSYRVIGRLDSSRLESAFQSLIRRHGSLRTSFDIREGEIVQLVHENVVFKLDSKTIGKSQIRNAVNEFIQPFDLKQAPLLRACLLEVEGEEEQILLFDAHHINVDGKSMEIMATEIRQLYGGASLPPLQVQFSDYTVWFNEEYLHSEEFRKQRAYWLKEYQSRSAPMVFPFKRWGNEDGGTVASVYASKKFEVSSTLIRTAASDTNTTSFILAVAILNIVLAKICQTDDITIGYPVLGRPAEEVQSLIGMFTNMIGIRNYLSPELNFNEFVDRVRQKVGSSLDHQEYPLQLIMDELAETPSSRRDPLFNTVIVYEVYEEDKGRFQHDEIQLALMDNDHRSMRFDLLLHVVQVIDGWRCSFLYNPAKFEDGDAELLGAEYISVLKEVSAACGTTIGQLTGLSRTDHISGSEKVENEISVEFEW from the coding sequence ATGATTAATGATTTTCGTATTGATCAATTATTTGAAGATGAAGAAAGCGGAGCATTACATACCTCATGCACAGACGAACTCAACGGTGAGATGGATATTGCTGTAGTGGGAATGTCCGTCCGAATGCCGGGTGCTTCTTCACTGCAGCAATTTTGGGAGCTTATCCAGTCTGGTGCAGACTGTGTGGGACCGATTCCGCAGAATAGAAAAAAAGATGTAGAGGATATTCTGGAGCATTCTGGCAAGCCAATTGACGGACTTGTGTACGAAGAAGGCGGTTATTTAGAGAGAATAGATGATTTTGACTATTCTTTTTTTAACCTGTCACCCAACGAGGCTAATTTAATGGATCCCAATCAAAGATTGTTTCTTCAAACCGCATGGGCTTGTATTGAAGATGCCGGTTACGGAGGCAACGCCCTGAAAGGGAGTAACACCGGTGTATTTGTGGGCTTCGGGAATGAGAGTGAATACAAGCGGATTATTGACGAGGGGTATCCTGACTTGGCTTCAATGGCGGTTGCGGGCAATATCCAGCCATTCATTGGTTCCCGCATTTCCTATCTGCTTGACTGGAAGGGTCCTTCCATGCTTATTAACACAACCTGCTCTTCCTCTCTTGTTGCAGTACATATGGCCTGCCAGAGCATCTGCAGGGGGGAGAGTGACCAGGCAGTAGCCGGAGGGGTCAAGATCAATATTCTTCCGGTCCGAAATACCTGGATTGGCGTAGAAGCAACAGATGGCAGAACGCGCTCCTTCGACGAAAACGCTGAGGGTACCGGTATGGGAGAGGGGGTTGCAGCAGTAATGCTGAAACCGCTTCACCGGGCAGTGAGGGACAAGGATTCCATCTATGCAGTAATCAAAGGAAGTGCCATCAACCAGACTGGCAGCTCAATCGGTTTGACTGCGCCAAATTCGGAATCGCAAAAGGATGTTATCGTGAGGGCGTGGGAGGCTGCAGGCATTGATCCATTGTCGATCCGCTATTGGGAGGCACATGGTACCGGAACCAGGCTCGGTGATCCAATTGAGATTGAAGCGATTTCCAAGGCCTATGAATCCCGATATATCATGAACAGACAGTTTTGCGCTTTGGGTTCCATCAAAGCAAACCTGGGCCACCTTGATAATGCGGCCGGAATAGCGGGCCTTGTCAAAGCAGTCTTAACTGTGAAGTATGGGAAACTGCCGCCTCTGACCCATTTCCAATATCCTAACCGCCAGATTCAGTTCTCGGATACGCCGCTTTACGTGAACACCGAACTCTCTGACTGGAAGCCGGACAACTATCCCAGAAGATGTGCTGTAAGCTCATTTGGGATTACCGGAACCAACTGCCATGTAATATTGGAGGAGGCTCCCGAAGGCAAAGCAGACGAAATGGCTTCCCAAGGACAAGCAGCAGTTTTCACACTATCAGCACTTATTCCTTCTGCGTTATCAGAATCCGTCAGAAGCTGGAGGGAAGCAATACGGTCAAATGCCGATTGGAGAGCTATCTGCTATATTTCTAACTGTGGAAGAGGACATTATAGCAACCGCGTTGCCTTTATTGTCAGAAGTCATAAAGAGCTGGAAGACAAGCTGGAGCTGTTGGAGGAGAGGCTGGAGGCAGATGTATCCCGCAGCATTTATGTTGCACTAACTGATGAGAATGAACGCAGCCCTCATAAATCCTCTGTAAATGAAAGCGACGGTTTAGAGTATCCGCTACAGGACTACTATCATCAAAACGAGCTTGCCCGTCTTGAACAGTTATGCCAGTCGTATGTTGAGGGGCTAAGTATTGCCTGGGAGAACTTGTATAACGGGAGGGAACAGCAAAAGCTTCATTTGCCAACGTATCCGTTCCAGCAGCAACGATGCTGGCTTCCTGATCCGGGTGTTAGTGAACAGTCTATCCGCCTGCTTGCTCCCGTATGGAAAGAGGCAGGCATTCCGCTCGCACAGCCTTTAAACGTACCCTTTATGGACGGGGGAGCAGTCCTTGTCTTCAAGGACCGAATGGGGAAATCTCAACCGGTTATAGATCACTATCGATCCTTGAAGTATCTGGTAGTTGAGGTAGAGGACACAGGGGAGGGCTTTGAACAGACTGGTGAGTTGAAATTCAAGACTGGAACTGAAGAAGACGCATACCAGTTGTTGTGCAAGTGCTTGGAGCATTTAAATATTATCCAGATTATTTATATGAGCGCATTGGCTGCTACCGATGAACGGTCAGATAGTGCCCACACGCAGCGATTAGCCAGGTCAACCGGGAATTTCTTTTATTTCAGCAAACATTTTATGAAGCGGAAATTCAACAACCCGATTGATGTGACCCTCATTTCAAATTATTGCTATGAGATCACCGGTGACGAATCGGACCTGCTGCCCGAGAATGCGGCATTGTACGGTCTAGGAAAAACCATTCGCCTGGAAAGCCCGCTGCGCTGCCGTTGTATAGACATAGATGATGATGTCACGACGGAGCAGATTTTACGTGAGCTTGCCTGTACTTTCGACTCGTATACGGTGGCTTACCGGAAGGGTTGCAAATACGTTGAAAGCTGGAAAGAGGTTGAGCCTGCTTCGGGTCCGCAGCAGCAGTTGGAGCTGGATTCCCGGGGGATTTATGTAGTTGCAGGAGGAAGCGGAGGAATCGCGTTAGAATTGATCTCCGATTGGGCGGAAGAAATGCCCGCTGCTTATGCCCTTATCAGCTCCACAGGATTTCCTGAACGGACGGCTTGGCCGGCATTTGGAAAGGAACAAGCAGATCCGGTGCTTGCCCGCAGAGTGGAAGCTTGCAGGCAAATTGAAAGCAAGGGCTCCCGTTTGTTTTTTTATACTACCGACATAGCGGATTCCAATGCGCTTGATGTAACTCTCAATCAGATCAGAACAGAGCACGGACCCATCAAGGGTGTGGTACATAGTGCTGGCCGCGGAGGCGGAGGCTATATTTTTAATAAGTCAGCAGAAGAGTTCTGGAGAGTAATGGCTCCCAAAGTAAGCGGAACACGGAATTTGCATAATTTAACAAGTCAAGATCCCTTAAACTTCTTTATCCTGTTTTCCTCGGTTACCACTATATCGGGGGGATTGGGTCAGGGGGATTACACCGCGGCGAACCATTATCAGGATGTATTTGCTGATTACCGGCACAGAACGCATCCGGATCAAATTACATTATGCATTAATTGGTCGGCCTGGGAGGATACAGGGATGGCCGGCCAGCATAGACATGACAGAAGTAGAGATATCTTCACAGCTCTTCCGGTAGCCAGAGCCGTGAAGGCCTTTCGACAAGCGTTCCGGCAGCCTTACAGACGCGTGGCTATCGGAACGATTAGAGAGAACGGACACATATACGGTCTTACACCGGACAGCTTAGGTATCGGCTTGTCCACAGAGCTGCGGAGTCAACTGGACAAAGAGAAGAAAAGGCCGACCCTAAAGCCTGCTGCCAGAACAGAGATTGTTGGTAAACAAGAAGAGCATTTACAACAGATCGAAGAACAGATTGGCCAAGTCTGGGCTGATGTGCTTGGTTACTCCCGATTTCATATTGATGACAATTTCTTTGAAATCGGCGGCAATTCCATTTACATCACAAGAGTTTACGAAAAGCTGCTTCCCCATTATCCGGGAGTTCTGTCCATGGCAGATCTTTTCGCTTATCCCACGCTAGCTAAGCTCGCAGATTACATTTATGCACAGGCTGAGATTACTAAGGAAGTCATTCATTATTCCGATGATATAAAAGGAGAACAAAGCATTGCTATTATTGGTCTGTCAGGGGTATTTCCATATGCGGAGAATGCGGACGAGTTCTGGGAGAATATTGAGCAAAAAATGGATTGCATCCGTATGTTCCCGGAAGGAAGAATCTCTGATAGTACGCCGTTTCAATGGCTGACGGCAAACACCGGTACGGAGAATTCCTATGTGGAGGGAGGTTACCTCAACCGGGTGGATGCCTTCGATCACAGGTACTTCCGGATATCGCACAAAGAAGCTAGTCTGATGGACCCGAATCAGCGGATATTCCTCCAGCAAGCATGGAAGGCGATAGAAGATGCCGGTTACGGGGGCGACAGCATAAGGGGAAGCAAAACAGGCGTCTTCGTAGGGTATATCGGTCTCCCTGTCTACGGACAGGTTGTTTCGTTGCTGGAACCGGAATCAGCCCCACTGGCTTTGGCGGGAAATGTAACATCCATTATTGCCAGCCGTATCGCCTATTTGTTGGATTTAAGGGGTCCCAGTATGGTCATTGATACAGCCTGCTCCTCTTCACTGGTTGCCATCCATAGGGCATGCCTAAGTCTCCGTAATGGAGAATGTGAACAGGCTATAGCGGGTAGCGTCAAAATAATACCGCTTCCGGTAGCAGATATCAGCGGGGTTGGGATTGAATCATCAGATTATAAGACCCGGACGTTCGATGATGCTTCTGACGGAACAGTATGGGGTGAGGGCAGTGCAGCCTTTGTCCTGAAACCGTTATCAACGGCGGTGAGGGATGGAGACCGCATCTATGCAGTAATTAAGGGAGGGGCTGTCAATCAGGACGGAAGCTCATCGGGAATCACAGCTCCAAACCCTCTGGCGCAAGAGCAGTTGTTAGTTGATGCTTGGAAGGATGCCCGGATACCTCCGGAGTCCATCGGTTACATTGAAGCCCATGGAACAGGCACGAGACTTGGCGACCCGATTGAGATTAGCGCCATCACCAAAGCATTTGAAAGATTTACCGACAAAAAACAGTTCTGTGCCATAGGTTCGGTAAAGACAAATATCGGCCATCTCGATCACTGCTCCGGGGCGGCAGGTTTATTAAAGGCGGTTATGGCTTTGCAGCATAGAACCATTCCCGCTACGCTGAACTTTCAGAAACCGAATCAAAATATCGACTTCGGTAATTCGCCTGTGTTTGTTGCAGACAAGAGTATGCCTTGGATCGCCGATGCACCATTACGCTGCGGTGTCAGTTCGTTTGGGCTTTCTGGTACGAACTGTCACCTTGTATTGGAGGAAGCTCCGGTTCAAGAACTTACAGTGCTCAAACCGGCCGGCCAATCGGAACTCTGTACAATTTCGGCGGCGAGTGCGGAGGCGTTTACGGCACTTGTGAAGGATTATGTGTACGAGCTGCGTTATGGTTCTTCCGTGGATCTGAGGCAGATTTCGTTTATTTTGAATTCCAGAAGAGGACATTATAGCCACAGGGCCGCTATGGTCGTCTCCAGCATTGGAGAATTGATCCGTATCCTTGAACAGTTCTTGATAAGAGGGGCATTCCATAGGCCAGAAGAGGGAATCTTTTATCGAGGTGAACTTAGCCGCGAGCAATTGAAGCAAGTTCCATGGTGTCCACAACCGGGGGATGACAGAGAACTGCTGATGCGTTTCGGGGAATATTATGTTGATGGGGGATGGATCGACTGGAGTCAGTGGTACGAAGCAGACCCGCCGGCCAAAATAAAGTGGCCTGTCTATCCATTCGCAAATACGCGATGCTGGTTTGAAATAAACAGGATTGTGTCTATGCCATGGCTGAGTTTGAAAGAAGAGAATTCTCCAGCTAACCTACAGCCCGCAGATCCGCCTGATAAAGAGACTGGTAATACCAGAGCACGCCTGGCCAAAATCTGGAATGATATTTTGGGGATCGAGAAGATAAATACCTCAGGTCATTTTTTTGATCTTGGCGGTGATTCTCTTTCAGTCATGGTGCTTTCCTCGAAAATCAACAAGGAGTTTGGATGTCATTTACCAGCCTCACTGCTGTTTGAAGAGCCGGAATTCATGAAACAGGCAGTATTGATAGAAGAGCAAAGCTGTATTCAGGAGAAGAACAACCGGAGAATCGGTTTCTCGAAGAGGAGTGCTTATCCGCTTACTCCTTCTCAATTGAATGTATATATCCACCAGGTCATTTCTGAAAATAAGACCCTGTACAACGAAACTCATTCCTATCGGGTTATAGGAAGGCTGGACAGTTCGAGGCTGGAGAGCGCATTTCAAAGCCTGATCCGTAGACATGGTTCCCTCCGTACCTCCTTTGATATCAGGGAAGGGGAAATTGTGCAGCTGGTGCACGAGAATGTTGTATTTAAGCTGGACTCCAAAACCATAGGCAAGTCTCAGATCCGCAACGCCGTAAATGAGTTCATCCAGCCCTTTGATTTGAAGCAAGCACCTCTTCTCAGAGCCTGCCTTTTGGAAGTGGAGGGGGAAGAAGAACAAATACTGTTATTCGATGCGCATCACATTAATGTGGACGGCAAATCAATGGAGATTATGGCGACAGAAATTAGACAACTCTATGGCGGTGCCAGTCTTCCTCCGCTGCAAGTCCAGTTTTCGGATTATACGGTATGGTTCAATGAGGAATATTTGCACAGTGAGGAATTCAGGAAGCAGCGCGCATACTGGCTGAAAGAGTATCAATCCAGGTCTGCTCCAATGGTCTTTCCTTTTAAGCGATGGGGAAATGAAGATGGGGGTACGGTAGCCTCGGTATACGCCAGCAAAAAGTTTGAAGTTAGCTCTACACTGATTCGGACAGCAGCATCTGACACTAATACCACATCGTTTATTCTTGCAGTAGCTATTTTGAATATTGTACTTGCTAAGATTTGCCAGACGGATGATATTACAATAGGATATCCCGTACTAGGCAGACCAGCGGAAGAGGTACAGTCTTTGATCGGTATGTTTACCAATATGATCGGCATCCGTAATTATTTGTCTCCGGAATTGAATTTCAACGAATTTGTTGACAGGGTCCGGCAAAAAGTAGGGAGCTCGTTAGATCATCAAGAGTACCCGCTTCAACTGATAATGGATGAATTGGCGGAGACTCCTTCTTCTCGCAGGGATCCGCTATTCAACACGGTGATTGTCTATGAAGTCTATGAAGAGGACAAGGGCAGATTCCAGCACGATGAAATTCAGCTTGCACTTATGGATAATGATCACCGTAGTATGCGTTTTGACCTTCTTTTACATGTAGTTCAAGTCATTGATGGCTGGAGATGCAGTTTCCTGTACAATCCTGCGAAGTTTGAAGATGGAGATGCTGAGTTGCTGGGTGCTGAGTATATTAGTGTATTGAAGGAGGTTTCGGCAGCTTGCGGAACCACAATTGGTCAATTGACAGGGCTTAGCCGGACGGATCATATTTCAGGCTCTGAAAAAGTTGAGAATGAGATTAGTGTAGAGTTCGAATGGTGA
- a CDS encoding ACP S-malonyltransferase: MRNLAYVFPGQGAQHVGMGRALYDSCRETRDLFHESSRQLGFDLREYCFDGTLRDMSLLDHALPAIYVISIACFRAFYRDIGIRPQFVAGHSLGEYSALACSGVITFQNGLELVMERSRLAMQIARQEDGYMTVIDGLAETEVEQICQNVKAKAGGTIGIACFNTDNQVAVSGYAPLLEQVESIVMEQGASVTPLFTGAPFHCAMMEPVAMEIRQRIRSIEFCRPKFPIIMNTTALPAIDGNTIAHLMEKQLVMPVQWNKTMQFLNQRMDQVVEMGTGRLLSELFGKSGLPVQCLSYASPSERENLLKAYKVLPGKAGVAGKGYTFNVVAGCLSIVATTRNDNMDPLAYEQGVSEPYKTLAALLEEAEKADCYPDREVSLKALRCLDLILETKRVESEIQQRKIMSMLHATGLEYLFPEYAERMLL; this comes from the coding sequence TTGCGGAACTTGGCTTATGTATTCCCTGGGCAAGGCGCACAACATGTAGGAATGGGCAGAGCTTTATATGATTCTTGCCGCGAGACTAGAGATTTGTTTCATGAATCTAGCAGGCAACTGGGTTTTGATTTAAGAGAATATTGTTTTGATGGCACATTAAGAGATATGAGCCTGCTTGACCATGCACTTCCTGCCATCTATGTCATAAGCATCGCCTGCTTCAGAGCTTTTTATAGAGATATAGGTATCCGTCCGCAATTCGTCGCCGGTCATAGTCTTGGTGAATACTCTGCGTTGGCCTGCAGCGGTGTAATCACCTTCCAGAACGGATTGGAGCTGGTGATGGAGCGCAGCCGGCTGGCGATGCAGATTGCCAGGCAGGAAGACGGATACATGACAGTGATTGACGGACTGGCCGAAACAGAGGTAGAGCAAATATGTCAGAACGTGAAGGCAAAGGCCGGGGGCACGATTGGAATCGCTTGTTTCAATACAGATAATCAGGTTGCGGTATCAGGGTATGCTCCGCTTCTGGAGCAAGTAGAGTCGATAGTTATGGAGCAAGGCGCAAGCGTGACTCCGCTCTTTACGGGCGCCCCGTTTCATTGTGCCATGATGGAGCCTGTAGCAATGGAGATCCGTCAAAGGATAAGATCCATTGAATTTTGCCGTCCCAAATTTCCAATTATCATGAATACTACTGCACTGCCTGCAATAGATGGCAATACGATAGCCCATTTAATGGAGAAGCAACTGGTGATGCCGGTGCAATGGAACAAAACGATGCAATTCTTAAATCAGCGGATGGACCAAGTTGTGGAAATGGGAACAGGCCGGTTGTTATCGGAGTTATTCGGCAAGAGCGGTCTTCCGGTTCAATGTCTGTCTTATGCCTCGCCTTCCGAGCGGGAAAACCTCTTGAAGGCATACAAGGTCCTGCCCGGAAAGGCAGGAGTGGCTGGCAAGGGATACACCTTCAATGTGGTAGCCGGCTGTCTTTCCATTGTCGCCACTACCCGCAATGATAATATGGACCCCCTTGCTTATGAGCAGGGGGTATCTGAACCTTACAAAACGCTGGCTGCGTTGCTGGAAGAAGCGGAGAAAGCCGATTGCTATCCCGATAGAGAAGTATCGTTGAAAGCGTTGAGGTGTCTTGATCTGATTTTGGAGACGAAGCGTGTTGAATCGGAGATACAGCAGAGGAAAATCATGAGCATGCTCCATGCGACTGGGTTAGAATACCTATTCCCGGAATATGCAGAAAGGATGCTGTTATGA